CCTATTGGTCCGCGAACCCCAGCTTCAGAACCATGTGGCCTAGACAGTAGTTGGTAATGTCTTTTTTAGATCCTCGGCTTTAGGCTTCATATCGCGGTGAAGTGGAATGTGTGGAGTGCTTCCTGTCATCACAGTGTCTGTCTGACCGGGCACGGAGCTCTGCACCATCTCTGCCTAAAGGACTGAGGAATCCTGTGCTCCGTCTCTGCAGTTTCTTTCAGACACCAGACAACCTGCCGGTCCAGCTATGAAGACAGAGCAGAGCTGTGTGGAGACACTCCGGGGAGTCAAAGATCTGCTCCAAAAACCGGCGCACGGGGAGGAGGATGCCCCGGAGAAGCAAGACGAATGCAAATACGTTGATTTGGAGTTAGTGTACGTGAACACAGGGGGGACAAAACCGGAGAGAAACTGTCGCTTTGGTGAAGAAAACCAAATGCCTGTCGTTGTTAAGAGCAGCGGCGCCGGAGCTTCGCGCGCAACGGAACCAAACCTTGAGTTGGCgattaaaaacaatattgaaaCTAACAATAAAGAGGATACTGGAGTTGGGAAATGTGCAGAAGATGTCAAGCAGGCTCCCGCTGATTCACCTCCGTCATCACATCTCCCTTGTCTTAACGCAAAGTCAGAGGATTGTCTCAAATCAGGGGAAAGAAGCGAGCGCGCCATAACGCAGCCCGAGGTGTCCAAAAAAGAGGACAACAAAAGAGATGAGGAGTTACACTTTGGTGATAATTATCTGAGCGGGAGAAGCGAGTCGTATGATTATGAGGAGGATGATGTTAGTTTGGTGCTTTCCGACGACTGCGTCCTGTGCATACCGCAGGATGAGTCCCATTACATCACAACGCACGAGATCCAGCTCTCGGAGCTCTCTGACCATGAGGAGGGCTACGGCCTCGGGGCGGGCTCATCCAGCTGGGACATTGAGGATGACAACCAGGTGTACTCGTTTGTCGATTACGCTTCTTTCGCCGGTGATGGAGCGGTGGGGGAGAGGGGGGACGGTGGCCAGCCTCGCCCTCAGGGCTCAGCAGCAGTCAGCACTCTGCTTGAAAGTGATCTGTGCGACGCGGCCAAGTTCACCAGCTCAGATGAGAGTGTGTCAAAGCCCCAGCAGCACCAGCAGTGCAGGGGCAACAGTGCGGGGCAGATCCACCTGTCAATCAGAACCACTTCTCGAGCTATAAATGACCCTAGCAACATCCAAGAACAGGGAAATATCATTTATCATGCAAGGCGCTCCGGGGACATGAGTCGCTATGTGTTCAGGGGAGTTGATGGGAAGGCAGAGACGTTGTGTGACAGGGCCAAGTGTTTCATAGCCGCGCCCGGACGCTTACATTTTGGCCGCAAATTGAGGGGAAAAGAGGTGACCGAGTATTCCAGCGGTGCGTCCAGCGCTGTCAGCGAGCTGGACGACGCTGACAAGGAGGTGCGCAACCTGACGGCCAAAGCCTTCAAGAGCCTGGCTTATCCTTACTTTGATGCCATTAATTTCAGCACCTCCAGCGAGTCATCTGCATCAGAGCATGGCAAAGGGATAAACAGGTGGTCCACGTTTGTCGACCTGAAATATGGCAATATGAATATGTCACGGGGACTGGACCAAAGTGTTGTTTCCCATCAAAACTCAACGGCCTCATTTGAAATAGCCAAAAATATAGACAACAGAGGTTATAAGGGCATTGCACTGGCAAGCATCAAACCGCCCACCAGCAAGATCTTCACTCTGAATGGCAACCCCCACAGCGCATCCACACAGTCATCTACACAGCAGATAGAGCTGATGGGGGAATTCAGTCAGGGCCACAGTGGAGTGATTAGACTGACAGAGACTCTGAATTTTCGTTGCAATGTCAAATCGGGAATGTCTGGGGGTGAAAGACACACTAACTTTGCACAAAACGCTGCAGGATCACGTTCCACAGATGAAGTTACCAACAGTTTGCCAAGCGGCCACAGGAGAGGGGCCAGCAAGTCGCCTTCTAAAACCATGGAAGACACACACAAGAAAGCCATATTCGCCTCGAGTCTGATCAAAAATGTGATTTCTAAGAAGATGCAGTTCGAGCAGGAGCGCAAGATGGAAAGAGGGGAGATAAGCGAGCCGCACCCGACGCATTCTCCGTGCTGTGTGCAGCAGGAGAGCGACAGCCACAGGGAGAAGGGAAGCAGGGAGCTGCACAGACAGAGCTCCAGGTTTTCTGAAGGCAGCTCTGACTATACCATAATGTGCGTGGATGAATTAGGGGACATATTGGACAGCGGCTCATGTGATACCAAGAGCGACTCTCGAAGACAAGACACGGCCGCTCCAATCAGAGACATTATACCAGAAACTAATTTGAAACCGGCAAAGGAAGCTGGAATCGATACTAAAAAAGGTGCATTGGAAGCGTCCAAAAGCACACTGCTTCGCAGCCAAAATAGCGCGTTCAGATGCTGGAAGGACGAGGAGCTAGAGTTTCAAAAGGATAATAAAAACGACCAAACTCCGGAGAAGTCGGCTTCAGCAAACGAGGACGACGGCGAGGGGGATCATTACTCAGCGGGCAGCGGCAAACTGACTAAAATGTCCCATTTGTTTGTGCCAAGCATTCAACTGCTGTCCAGTGACAGAGAAGTCGGACAGCAGCTGCAGAGCAGGAATTATTATCCATATGGAGATAGAGGAGGGATACAACTGCGCTCTGACAACACCTTATACATCGCAGGCTCCAGGAATGTGGCAACATCTAAATCTCCggaaattaaaattaatttaagGAGCGTCAGAGACAATAAAACGGAGCCGTTTGGCGTTTCAAAACTGCGCGCTCCTAATATAGGCTGTAACGCAGCTAGTCTCATCAGAACAGATGACTTCAAATGCCAGGCGCTGGCTACAGCTTTGAAGGGTGAGTCGTCAGATAAAGTGCCGCATTTCATGGTTAGAGACATCAGAGATAATAAAGGAAAGCTGCAGACACCCATACACCAAGTGAGAGACGTGCGCAAATTGGTTAAAAGTTCCTATCACTTTGTTTCTTTGGATAACAACGAAAATAAATCCAACTTTTCATCTGCTGACAGCCATTTAGagcagaagaagaaaatgtCTTATCGAAATCCTAATTCTGTGTCCCCTATAGTGATCAAATGTCAGTCTGTGAATACAAATAGTAATggaaaatattttgaaaatctTACTGAGTTATCTAAAGTGGAGCCGTTTGACGTGGGCAGATCGTCTCCAGCAGGCGCTAAAAATGCTCCACTGCAAAGAGCAGCAGGACGAGCACCCATATGTAACTCCAATAATTCCTTAGATGGAGTCATTGGATTGAGAATTGAAAGCAGAACAGCTTCAAATGCGCAGGAAAAAATATCAGACATCACAGATAAGAAACCTGAGTCAAAAATGGTGAACCAGGGTGCTCTGGAAAAACTCCAGGCTGCTGTGAAAACCATGGAGCAGCTCtataaatttgaaaaaaatgaatggaaaagGAGGAATGAGCCCCATATCCTGACAGACAGCCATGTGCTTTCAGTGATAGCCAGTGAAGAGCATGGAGGACCTGAGGAGGAAGGAGCGAGAGGGTCCAACATGGCCAAGACAGTCAGAAGAGACTCCTATCCCAACAATGACAAGACGCCTCCAGCAGTAGCCCCTGGCACTGACAGCCTGCTCAGGCGAGAGGACAAAGACACCCCCATGGTCTGTCAGACTCCCAGCAGCCATGATGACATTCTGGTTGCTAGGTCAATGCTAGCCACTAGCACCACAGGGAACAAAAACATGTTCAGCCTCGGCTCTAGCCTTCAGGCCTCCACATCAGCAAAGGCCCAGCCAAAAGCCATCACACAAACACCTTTCAGCACCAAACGCTTCCTCCCAAAGTCCCCAAAATTGCCGATGTCCTTACAAGTCAGCCAGACGAAGCTAAGTGGAAATAAAGAAGCTGAATCAAAGGATGTAGAGAGGTCCACACAGGAGCTATTGAGCACCTCAGCTGATAATGAGAACTACCTAACCATTCCGCTCAAGTCTCACGCCACTAGCAACAAACAAGCCTCATCTGCTGATAAAACATCAGTGTACACATTTACCACCCAGACACAACCAACCACTCATTTAGGACACTGGGGCAACAGGGGCTTAGAAGACCCCAACCAGGCCCCTAAACGCTCCAGCATTGTGATGGACACACGCTCACCAGATACCCCTTCAGCCACGATCTACCACTCTTTGCCATTGGGCATGTCCACCAATCAGCCTCAGGTGTACTGCTTCTCTCCGGCAATCACCCCTGCTCCCACCCTGGACCCCTTCCAGGCCACCCAGAGGAAGATGCTCCTGGATCCCACCACTGGAAACTACTACCTGGTGGACACCCCTGTGCAGCCGGCCACCAAGCGCCTCTTTGACCCCGAAACAGGCCAGTATGTGGACGTGCCCATGCCGCAACTTCCAAAGACCCCGGTGCCCATGCCGATGTCACCTTTGGCCCTCAGTCCAGGAGCATACGGACACACCTACATGATCTACCCAGGCTTCATGCCGACACCGTCCGTGATCCCGGCCCGGACGCTGGTGCAGTCGCACATGTCAGTGCAGTCAGAGGCGGAGAGCGGAGAGAAAGGCTTGTCGCAGCAGACTGAGGGCATGTACATGGAGAGTCCCTTCTATATGGCCACTGGCAAGTCTCCCCAGGCGGCCTACGGGGCTCCACAGCAAGCCACCGCCAACAGTCCACTGCAGGGCTTCTCCAGCATCAAGCAGCCGGTCATCAGCATCACCTCCCAGCAGGGCCCCCGGATCATAGCGCCGCCCTCGTTTGATGGGACCACCATGAGCTTCGTGGTGGAGCACAGATAAACGGCAGCTTCCCTGGACAGGTGAGTAGTTCtgactgtgttgtttgtgtatgtaggTTAGTTCGAATGTTTGAGTAGATCTGAATGAACCaggtttttttcaaatatttttttattaagcaGTTATATTtcacatacattacatttttacattcaaAGCATTTTTTTCATAGCCTTTACAATTGCGCCTGCAGCGTTGGAGTTATTAGACAGACAAATAAAGTAATAGGCACAGAAGTGATATGacaatattttcctctgaaatgtagtggaaatACACAAATAAAGAGTAAGTACTGCAATATTCTACTTTagaacagtacttgagtagatgTACTAAGTTGCTTTGCACCACTGCCAGTAATGCTGATATTGACATCACAGTGTAAAACTGCTCATGTAAGCAAAATAATTTGGTGCAAGGTCAGTTGGGTAGAAAGTGCTTTGCTGAAAAGTGACACttaaacacaaagacagaaagaagtttcacacaaagacaaatgaaacaaaaaagaaagaaagatacaTTAATATTGACACTCTTTGAAAGTAGAATGAGATTTTAGGAGTCTCAGTGGTGTGCACACAttcttatttaatttaatttcagcatgttttgttttaaaatgtttctttcaGTCATGTCAGTTTTTAAACAATTTTCCCTATTGCCAAAACTACAACAGCCAATTTCTTAATGGCTCTCCTCTGTTTGTCTTGATTAACACATAAAGACTTGTGATAAAAAGTGGcatcatgaaataaaaacagactttGACGAAG
The sequence above is drawn from the Sander lucioperca isolate FBNREF2018 chromosome 17, SLUC_FBN_1.2, whole genome shotgun sequence genome and encodes:
- the c17h4orf54 gene encoding uncharacterized protein C4orf54 homolog, which produces MKTEQSCVETLRGVKDLLQKPAHGEEDAPEKQDECKYVDLELVYVNTGGTKPERNCRFGEENQMPVVVKSSGAGASRATEPNLELAIKNNIETNNKEDTGVGKCAEDVKQAPADSPPSSHLPCLNAKSEDCLKSGERSERAITQPEVSKKEDNKRDEELHFGDNYLSGRSESYDYEEDDVSLVLSDDCVLCIPQDESHYITTHEIQLSELSDHEEGYGLGAGSSSWDIEDDNQVYSFVDYASFAGDGAVGERGDGGQPRPQGSAAVSTLLESDLCDAAKFTSSDESVSKPQQHQQCRGNSAGQIHLSIRTTSRAINDPSNIQEQGNIIYHARRSGDMSRYVFRGVDGKAETLCDRAKCFIAAPGRLHFGRKLRGKEVTEYSSGASSAVSELDDADKEVRNLTAKAFKSLAYPYFDAINFSTSSESSASEHGKGINRWSTFVDLKYGNMNMSRGLDQSVVSHQNSTASFEIAKNIDNRGYKGIALASIKPPTSKIFTLNGNPHSASTQSSTQQIELMGEFSQGHSGVIRLTETLNFRCNVKSGMSGGERHTNFAQNAAGSRSTDEVTNSLPSGHRRGASKSPSKTMEDTHKKAIFASSLIKNVISKKMQFEQERKMERGEISEPHPTHSPCCVQQESDSHREKGSRELHRQSSRFSEGSSDYTIMCVDELGDILDSGSCDTKSDSRRQDTAAPIRDIIPETNLKPAKEAGIDTKKGALEASKSTLLRSQNSAFRCWKDEELEFQKDNKNDQTPEKSASANEDDGEGDHYSAGSGKLTKMSHLFVPSIQLLSSDREVGQQLQSRNYYPYGDRGGIQLRSDNTLYIAGSRNVATSKSPEIKINLRSVRDNKTEPFGVSKLRAPNIGCNAASLIRTDDFKCQALATALKGESSDKVPHFMVRDIRDNKGKLQTPIHQVRDVRKLVKSSYHFVSLDNNENKSNFSSADSHLEQKKKMSYRNPNSVSPIVIKCQSVNTNSNGKYFENLTELSKVEPFDVGRSSPAGAKNAPLQRAAGRAPICNSNNSLDGVIGLRIESRTASNAQEKISDITDKKPESKMVNQGALEKLQAAVKTMEQLYKFEKNEWKRRNEPHILTDSHVLSVIASEEHGGPEEEGARGSNMAKTVRRDSYPNNDKTPPAVAPGTDSLLRREDKDTPMVCQTPSSHDDILVARSMLATSTTGNKNMFSLGSSLQASTSAKAQPKAITQTPFSTKRFLPKSPKLPMSLQVSQTKLSGNKEAESKDVERSTQELLSTSADNENYLTIPLKSHATSNKQASSADKTSVYTFTTQTQPTTHLGHWGNRGLEDPNQAPKRSSIVMDTRSPDTPSATIYHSLPLGMSTNQPQVYCFSPAITPAPTLDPFQATQRKMLLDPTTGNYYLVDTPVQPATKRLFDPETGQYVDVPMPQLPKTPVPMPMSPLALSPGAYGHTYMIYPGFMPTPSVIPARTLVQSHMSVQSEAESGEKGLSQQTEGMYMESPFYMATGKSPQAAYGAPQQATANSPLQGFSSIKQPVISITSQQGPRIIAPPSFDGTTMSFVVEHR